From Deinococcus terrestris, one genomic window encodes:
- a CDS encoding AAA family ATPase, which yields MTAPREPRLLPVFNGTTAPPVKPVEWLVEKFLARGAGTLLFGQPGGRKTAHTAHLVACLVVGRSFAHLKTVTRGLRVLYLDFDGSWEYNRELFEAAFRGVGLEGLPEAFVYYSPNTEECAFPGEAAPLQSLEAMGPDLALTVKTLGIDLVVCDSLGQMMVGDTNSGQDVALALRLGLNPARKAGAAVLVIDHATKAAAGGAGIPTPMGSQQKRAWARVSVALEKEEERDRNVTRWSVDKSNTAPFDAFLTRLEFVGTGDRLETLGLDFLGEAGPRTVHRERDERAQETQRGILDALQDGPLPRAKLGRKGGTFDRALKALENSGQVVKLDRGRYALPGHAPEVSPPHQTLASDVVVQVAGTPGDGPDGEDGEVLGTW from the coding sequence GTGACTGCGCCCCGTGAACCTCGGCTGCTCCCGGTCTTCAACGGCACGACCGCCCCACCCGTGAAGCCGGTGGAATGGCTGGTGGAAAAGTTTCTGGCGCGGGGAGCGGGAACGCTGCTCTTCGGGCAGCCCGGAGGCCGCAAGACCGCTCACACGGCGCATCTGGTGGCCTGTCTGGTGGTAGGGCGGTCCTTCGCTCACCTGAAGACTGTGACGCGCGGCCTGCGGGTGCTCTACCTGGACTTCGACGGCTCCTGGGAGTACAACCGGGAACTCTTTGAAGCGGCCTTCCGGGGGGTCGGGCTGGAAGGGCTGCCGGAAGCCTTCGTTTACTACAGCCCCAACACGGAAGAGTGCGCCTTTCCGGGCGAAGCCGCCCCTCTGCAATCCCTGGAGGCCATGGGGCCGGACCTCGCGCTGACGGTCAAGACCCTGGGAATAGACCTCGTGGTGTGTGACTCACTGGGTCAGATGATGGTGGGCGATACCAACAGCGGGCAGGACGTGGCGCTGGCCCTGAGACTGGGCCTGAACCCGGCGCGGAAGGCGGGCGCGGCGGTGCTGGTGATTGACCACGCCACGAAAGCGGCGGCGGGTGGTGCGGGCATCCCTACGCCGATGGGGAGTCAACAGAAGCGGGCGTGGGCGCGTGTCTCCGTCGCTCTGGAGAAGGAAGAGGAACGCGACAGGAACGTCACGCGCTGGAGTGTGGACAAGAGCAACACGGCCCCCTTCGATGCCTTCCTGACCCGGCTGGAGTTCGTGGGGACGGGCGACCGCCTGGAGACGCTGGGCCTCGACTTCCTGGGAGAGGCTGGCCCCCGGACGGTTCACCGGGAGCGGGACGAGCGGGCACAGGAGACTCAGCGCGGCATCCTCGACGCCCTGCAAGACGGTCCCCTGCCCCGCGCCAAGCTGGGCAGGAAGGGCGGCACCTTCGACCGGGCGCTGAAGGCGCTGGAGAACTCCGGCCAAGTGGTGAAGTTGGACCGGGGACGGTACGCCCTGCCGGGCCATGCGCCCGAGGTTTCACCACCACACCAAACCCTTGCATCTGATGTAGTGGTGCAAGTGGCAGGGACGCCGGGGGACGGACCGGACGGTGAAGACGGGGAGGTGCTGGGGACGTGGTAG
- a CDS encoding helix-turn-helix domain-containing protein, which translates to MNVDIREAIRAELRERGLTHAQIAEQLGMPRPQITRMLTGQSGSVPEGWQKLLAALDLQLTVTRKDG; encoded by the coding sequence ATGAATGTAGACATCCGTGAAGCCATCAGAGCTGAGCTGCGCGAGCGCGGCCTGACACATGCCCAGATTGCCGAACAGTTGGGGATGCCGCGCCCGCAGATCACACGGATGCTCACCGGCCAGAGTGGCAGTGTCCCTGAGGGGTGGCAGAAGCTTCTGGCCGCCCTGGACCTCCAACTCACCGTGACGCGAAAGGACGGTTGA
- a CDS encoding tyrosine-type recombinase/integrase, translating to MAKRANGEGTISKRIKNGKVVGWRGAISLGYDLQGKPIRKTVSGKAQDEVREKMAALLAAQHTGTLADAENLTVAAFLHRWIDSKERDGVKPNTLRSYRDTARLYITPQLGRKKLEKLTPLDVEAALTALRRDGKSPQVMSYTLRVLKMALRQAVRWQMLPRNVAEAIKAPKTTRPELHVWTPEQVAAFLDQSQTHRLHAAFYLALMTGMRRGELLGLQWSDVDWERSRLKVRHNLVEVRLEAKPGKMHAGKLAVSSVELVLQTPKTAGSRRTIILSAGTLSKLQEHRQRQEAERKAAAEAWQGHGNDGYVFASEIGTATDPRNFYRWFTQILAEAEVPRIRFHDLRHTAASLMIRRGIPPKTVSERLGHADVGFTLRTYTHLYDEQREEAAFDINDFFPTAGAVN from the coding sequence ATGGCAAAAAGGGCCAATGGCGAGGGCACCATCAGCAAGCGGATCAAGAACGGCAAGGTGGTCGGCTGGCGCGGCGCGATCAGTCTGGGCTATGACCTGCAAGGCAAGCCGATCCGCAAGACGGTCAGTGGGAAGGCCCAGGACGAGGTTCGGGAAAAGATGGCAGCCCTTCTCGCCGCACAGCACACCGGGACACTGGCTGATGCCGAGAATCTGACTGTCGCGGCGTTCCTTCACCGCTGGATTGATTCAAAGGAGCGGGACGGCGTCAAACCCAATACTCTGCGCTCCTACCGTGATACGGCGAGGCTCTACATCACGCCGCAACTTGGGCGCAAGAAGCTGGAAAAGCTGACGCCTCTGGACGTGGAGGCAGCTCTAACCGCCCTGCGGCGAGACGGCAAGTCCCCACAAGTGATGAGCTATACCCTGCGTGTGCTCAAGATGGCCCTCCGGCAGGCCGTGCGCTGGCAGATGCTGCCGCGCAACGTGGCCGAGGCGATCAAAGCACCCAAGACCACGCGCCCGGAACTGCATGTCTGGACCCCCGAACAGGTAGCGGCGTTTCTCGACCAGTCGCAGACCCACCGCCTACACGCGGCGTTCTATCTGGCACTGATGACGGGCATGCGGCGTGGCGAGTTGCTGGGGCTGCAGTGGAGTGACGTTGATTGGGAGCGTTCCCGCCTGAAAGTCCGGCACAACCTTGTCGAGGTTCGTTTGGAGGCGAAGCCCGGGAAGATGCATGCGGGCAAACTGGCAGTGTCCTCTGTCGAGCTCGTCCTGCAAACGCCGAAGACGGCTGGGTCACGGCGGACCATCATCTTGTCTGCGGGCACCTTGAGCAAATTGCAGGAACACCGTCAACGTCAGGAAGCCGAGCGCAAGGCCGCCGCCGAAGCGTGGCAGGGTCACGGGAACGACGGGTATGTCTTCGCCTCGGAGATCGGCACTGCAACGGACCCCCGGAACTTCTACAGGTGGTTCACCCAGATTCTGGCAGAGGCGGAGGTACCGCGCATCCGCTTCCATGACCTGCGGCATACCGCAGCCTCGTTGATGATTCGGCGCGGCATTCCGCCCAAGACGGTTAGCGAACGCCTGGGCCATGCGGATGTGGGGTTTACCCTCCGCACCTACACGCACCTTTACGACGAACAGCGCGAAGAGGCAGCCTTTGACATCAACGACTTCTTCCCCACGGCTGGAGCCGTAAATTAG
- a CDS encoding TubC N-terminal docking domain-related protein yields the protein MVAGDLLRELEGRGVRLAVDGGRLVARGRSGAVTPELAEQIKLQKNALLRELQASTGGQVARLPEPLVRLVRAASGHSLNRPGVLPSGMVPDLGGYVLTCAALYACGFDPERQLAHLWAARGAWNSQSQVCN from the coding sequence GTGGTAGCGGGTGACCTGCTGCGGGAGCTGGAAGGGCGCGGCGTGCGCCTGGCTGTGGACGGTGGGCGCCTGGTCGCTCGCGGGCGTTCCGGGGCCGTAACTCCAGAACTGGCTGAGCAGATCAAGCTGCAGAAGAATGCCCTTCTGCGGGAACTCCAGGCCAGCACGGGCGGGCAAGTTGCCCGCCTACCTGAACCGCTCGTACGGCTGGTGCGGGCGGCGTCAGGGCACAGCCTGAACCGCCCCGGTGTTCTGCCTTCGGGGATGGTGCCGGACCTGGGAGGGTACGTGCTGACCTGCGCGGCCCTGTATGCCTGTGGCTTCGACCCAGAACGGCAACTCGCCCACCTGTGGGCAGCGAGAGGCGCTTGGAACAGTCAAAGTCAGGTGTGTAATTAA
- a CDS encoding glutamate ligase domain-containing protein — protein MTPDLPYYDWLYARTRAGRERGPGGARALLDQLGRPDAAFGSVRVVGTNGKGSTCAMLEAGLLAAGVRVGRFTSPHLQRYEERVRVGREELDPARTAAFIQGAKDHAPDAAFFDLTLALACQVFAEDGVEIAVMEAGVGGASDATAALTDVRAVALTNVALDHVATLGPTLADIARDKAGAARPGVPLLTTAAGETLAVVREVAGAVGAPLFTSDTHPDLFTVPHLPRLPGPHQHANAALAAATLRTLGHPEGVEAALNATFPARLERFEAEGKTVWVDGAHNPHAALALAASLPGGADVLLFGGLARKDTAATLEPLLGLAPQRVFTSPGAPAAPPEELSARYGGEAVPDVGQALALALAQTPPGGTLLVAGSLYLAGAVRGLLDRSGAGR, from the coding sequence ATGACGCCCGACCTCCCCTATTACGACTGGCTGTATGCCCGCACCCGAGCGGGCCGCGAGCGGGGACCAGGGGGAGCGCGGGCGCTGCTGGACCAATTGGGGCGCCCCGACGCCGCCTTCGGAAGCGTCCGCGTCGTCGGCACCAATGGCAAGGGCAGCACCTGCGCGATGCTGGAAGCCGGGCTGCTGGCCGCTGGGGTCCGCGTGGGCCGCTTCACCAGCCCCCACCTCCAGCGCTACGAGGAACGCGTGCGGGTGGGGAGGGAGGAGCTGGACCCCGCCCGCACCGCCGCCTTCATCCAAGGGGCGAAGGACCACGCCCCGGACGCGGCCTTTTTTGACCTGACCCTCGCGCTGGCCTGCCAGGTTTTCGCGGAAGATGGGGTGGAGATCGCCGTGATGGAAGCTGGAGTGGGCGGCGCCTCCGACGCGACGGCGGCGCTGACGGACGTGCGGGCGGTGGCCCTGACCAACGTGGCGCTGGACCATGTGGCAACCCTGGGGCCGACCCTCGCGGACATCGCCCGCGACAAGGCGGGGGCTGCCCGGCCCGGCGTGCCCCTCCTGACCACCGCGGCCGGTGAGACGCTGGCCGTCGTGCGCGAGGTGGCGGGAGCGGTGGGAGCCCCGCTGTTCACCTCGGACACCCACCCCGACCTTTTCACCGTGCCCCACCTGCCGCGCCTGCCGGGACCGCACCAGCACGCCAACGCGGCGCTGGCCGCAGCCACCCTGCGAACGCTGGGCCACCCAGAGGGCGTGGAGGCTGCCCTGAACGCGACCTTCCCCGCCCGGCTGGAGCGCTTTGAGGCGGAAGGCAAGACCGTCTGGGTGGATGGAGCGCACAATCCCCACGCGGCCCTGGCCCTCGCGGCCAGCCTGCCGGGGGGCGCGGATGTGCTGCTCTTCGGCGGCCTCGCCCGCAAGGACACGGCGGCCACGCTTGAGCCGTTGCTGGGACTGGCCCCGCAGCGCGTCTTCACGTCCCCCGGCGCCCCGGCCGCCCCCCCGGAGGAGCTCAGCGCCCGCTACGGCGGCGAGGCCGTGCCCGACGTGGGGCAGGCCCTGGCCCTGGCCCTCGCGCAGACGCCCCCCGGCGGCACGTTGCTGGTGGCGGGAAGCCTGTATCTGGCGGGAGCGGTGCGGGGCCTGCTTGACAGGAGCGGGGCGGGCCGCTAG